cgtgaaTCGAACACGGGCCTCATCGATGGCAACGATGAATTCTACCACTAGACCAATGATGCTGGTTGTTGTTTCCGGGTCCATTTTTGACATGATATTCCGGCGATCCTTTTCCTGCTTATATTATGTAGTGTTGGAACTCGTTGTATAGTTACTTCTCCGAATTTACTGACACGCTTCATAAATGAGATTGTTATTAAAGGTTGATATTTTTCTGGATTtgtttaataaaatatagagtaCGGGTTTGGAAGAGGTGTGGCTGATAATATCAACTAACTGTCGTTCTACTCAACTTTATATATTGAAAGCACTTTCGCTCGTTGAATATCTTAATATCGCATCTCGGCCGACAAACTAGGTACAGAAGCTAATGGGTTTCTTACTATGCTGTCGGCAACAAGAGGATGGGCGTCTACTAATTCGTAGATTTGGTGCTATTGAGTTTCAGTGCAGGAGGATTGGGTATGTATACCCATATATTCCTGCCTGATAGTGATACTGATAGTGATGCACAATACAGTCTACCACATCTTGAATAATTAACAAGCAGACATCCCGGGCCTGTATAACCATAGGAAAAAGTTGGAGCTTGGGTGATGCAAAGAGTGAGTGCTCAACACAGAAGATTGGCCCCCAGACCCTATCGACAACACCTTCCTGGAATCCATCAGGGACTATACTGTAGCGCAAATTGTTCCCGATCAAGCTAACGCCATCCGAGAAGGCCGTTTGGCCTCTGGAGAGCTTACACGTATAGTTCCTGGTATTGTTGCAGGTGACTGACTCCATATTCCCAAACGGGCTGCTTGGGGCGCAGTGGAAGGCTGTGCATGGACCGCCTGGAGCCCATCAGTTCCATGTCTCCACGCCTCTTATTTCTCATCATGTGGAGAAGGGCAATGAACAGCTGCCACAGCACAAGGTTCGGGCAGTTTCTGGGATGGGAAACTGGTCAGAACTGTTGGGGTTAGAGATAGACTCCATACTCCTGAAACGGCAGGACTGGTTTGCCCTACGCCCTATGACCAGATTGTACTTGCGCATATGGTCTTGGATGTTAGAAGTAATGTGCAACACGACTAAATATCATGGGAGTGAGCTACACTCTGCAGCAGAGCTTTACATCAACACTGGTCGACAGATAGATGTATAGACATCTCGGCAGCCACGGATGAATGCTGTTACTGTCCTATCAGGGTCAAATGTTATATAAACTGCCACTCAGCCTGCAATATTCTGTAACTGGACTGTATGATGACCGGGGAAAGTCCGAGATGTATAGAAGCCTAATTGGGCGATTGTACCTGAGGCACATGCGGGGTAAGGAGGGGTAACACACCTACACTTCTCTCCCTCCATCTTTCATCCAACCCACCATCTCACATCTCCCAATTACCAGAGCAATGGCTTCTGCCTCCAAGATCGAACCCGGCTCATTCAACACCCCCGTCGGGACCTTCCCGGCAACATGCACCTCCACAAACATCGACGCCCACTCTGTGGCCACAACAAccctcaacgccctcaaCACCGCCCTCTCCCAGAATGACATCCCAGCTATAacccccctcttcctcgaggacAACTCCTTCTGGCGCGACCATCTCTGTCTATCCTGGGACTTCCGAACCGCCAAAGGCCGCGACAAGATCAGCTCCCTGCTAACCTCCGCATCATCATTGAAGAACATCAAGCTTGAAATCGACAAGAGCACCCCGTTCCGCGCCCCGCAGGTTGGCGCCATTGACGCCCTCGGCGAGGTGTTCGGTGTGCAGTTCTTCGTTACGGTGCAGACGGCTTTCGGATCCGGCCGCGGCGTCGTGAGACTCGCCGAGCAGGGCGCGGGGAAGTGGTTCATCTACACCCTGTACACAGCCCTGCAGTCGCTAAGCGGGTATGAAGAGAAAGTCAACACGCGCCGACCATTTGGCGCAACGCATGGGGAAGTCGTGGATCGACGGAACTGGCAAGATCGACGCAATGCAGAGCGGAACCTTTCAGACGAGCAGAGCCAGCCTGCCGTTGTGATTGTGGGCGCGGGCCAGTCGGGGCTGTCAATAGCGGCGCGGCTGAAGATGCTTGGTGTAGATGCGTTGATtattgacgaggaggaccgCATTGGGGATAATTGGCGGCGCAGGTACCACCAGCTTGTGCTCCATGATCCGGTCTGGTTTGATCATATGCCGTATCTGCCGTTCCCGTCGAATTGGCCGGTGTTTACGCCGAAGGATAAACTTGCAGAGTTCTTTGAGTGCTATGCGAAGTTGCTAGAGTTGAATGTTTGGACTGGGTCGAGTATCCGGAAGTCAAACTGGAGTGACGACGAGAAGACCTGGACGGTGGAGGTCACGAGAAAGAAGGACGATGGAGGTAGCGAGACGAGAGTCCTCCGTCCGCGCCATGTCATCCAGGCAACAGGACACTCGGGGAAGAAAAACCTCCCTACTTTCAAAGGCGTCGAGTCCTTCACAGGGAGCAGAATCTGCCACAGCTCTGAATTCCACGGGGCCGCAGCAGACGGCCAGGGGAAGAAAGCCGTCGTGGTGGGCTCCTGCAACTCCGCACACGACATTGCACAGGATTACTACGAAAAGGGATACAATGTAACGATAGTGCAGCGCTCATCTACCTGCGTCGTTTCGTCCGACGCCATCGTCAACATCGCACTAAAGGGTCTCTACGAGGAGAACGGCCCGCCGGTAGACGACTCCGACGTCTTCCTGTACAGTATCCCCAGTTCGCAGTTCAAAGCGCAGCAAATCAAGATCACCGCGCTTGAAAACGAGCGCGACAAGGAACTACTCGATGGTCTGGCCAAGGCCGGATTCAAAGTCGACCGCGGGCCTGACGACGCCGGACTACTGTTGAAATACTGGCAGCGCGGCGGCGGATACACGATTGAAGTCGGGGCCGGGAAGCTCATCGCCCAGGGCAAGATCAAGGTTAAGCAGGGCCAAGAAATCAGCGAGGTCGTTCCGCATGGGATCCGGTTTGCTGATGGTTCGGAGTTGGAGGCGGACGAGATTATCTTTGCCACGGGGTACCAGAACATGCGAACACAGACGCGGATTATATTCGGCGACGAGATCGCGGACCGCGTGAATAGTGTTTGGGGgcttgatgaggagggtgagCCGAGGACGATCTGGCGGCGTAGTGGACATCCAGGGTTCTGGTTTATGGGCGGGAATCTGGCGCTGTGTCGGTATTACTCGCAGTTGCTGGCCTTGCAGATTCTTGCTGTGGAGAGGGGGTTGAACTAGATTTACAGGTCAGATTGAAAGCGTgatttagtatagatagatTGGCaaatagtaaaaataacAGAATCATTCTGGGTATTCACATCCTATACTCCGGGTATACGCTCACAACAAATCGACAAGCCACGAAGAATCTATAGAATACGAAAGCCACGCCTCCATGAACTAAACAACCCATGAACTAAACCCACTCAGCCTGCTTCGCTACCCAAACCGCCATGGTCAGAATCAAGGTGTACAGCCCCGCACCGTCGTCGATCATCAACGCCCCAAGCTCGCCCTGCCAACCTTCAAGCCCACCAACATGGATTCCCCGCCGAGACAACTGCGCCAGCCAAGGCCGCCTTAATGACGTCGTCTCACCCCCGGACTCATTAGAAACCCCGAGGACAAACCGCTCGCcgtcctctttctccgcgGTTGCTGGACTCGACCGCGACGGAGGCCGTTTCTCCCAGTCAAATACTACCATTCCCTTGTCATCTCGGAACCGATACCGTCCTGGCGCAGGCGAGCTCGCCTCCCACGACCATCCAGACAGCGGGAAGAACAGCTCTGCGTCCGGCGCCGCGACTCCCTTCGCTCTAGGTTTCGGCGAAGTATGAATCACAGCCACGAcgtcattctcttcctcgtcttcgttctccTCAGAACCTGACGCAGATGCACTTGCATACGCAGAGTCCTTGCTTCCCTTCCGCCGCCGTGGCGATCTGAATCGCGCTCTCCATTCGCtgcttccaccaccacctcctcctcctccttcctcgcctgaGACGGAGCTCGCCCCGGATCTTGACGCTCCTGAACCCGAGCGTGGTTTTGTCGCGTGTCCGTTTACAGGCGGGGTGAGGAGGCCGTTTGAATGAACACTCGAGCGTCCATTGCTTTTACTCCGATTCCGGTTCCGGAGATGTGTGTACGGTTCGCTCTGTGTGAGGTATAGATCGCGGCCGTGGACTTTCCGGGACCGATTCTCGTTATGGAGCGGGATTGATTTGCCGAATGAAGAAGGGCGGTAGAGTTCGAGGATTGGGGTGACGCGTGGAGTGGAGGATGTTTGTTGCAGTtgttggatttggaggagTCGGCGGGTGGATAGGCGTAGGCATTGTCGGGATTTCTTCGCCTTGCTGGATTTTTTGGGGGGTGGGTGGGCCAGGGGGAATGTTTGGCCGTGGGGGCTGTATTTCGTTAGTATTTTGGGAGAAATCGAGAGAAAGAGTGTAGGGTGTAGATTGTAGACGAACCTGTTCGACGAGCTTGCGTCGGAATTCCCACGTCTCGATCTGCTCATTTTGACGATTTTCCGCGTTCACGAACCTCAGAAATTGATCGATTGAACAATTGTAAACTCGATTGAGCCAAGGAGGATAAGCAGCGACTATATAGGTTCTGCAGTCATACAAGCCTCATCCAGCCTGGGGCCAGGGCGCAGCACAGCCAGCCGATCAGGCGAACGATAAATTATATGGATAATCCGGCGTACGAATACGACAGTCCCAAATTCAGCCTTACGAGCACACTGATGGGTCATGTCATAACGGGGCGACGGACGTGCCCTTTATACGTTCGGCAATCCATGTAATTGTCCACCCATTAGGCCACTTTCCTTCGTTCCCATGATTCCCAAGACCGGTGAAAGCGTAAACTGGAGCTTGCAAATGGGAATAGAAACATCGCAGCCTAGCTTCCTTACGGAGCAGGCAGTGATGGCGATCAGAAGCGCACTTGAGACACCGGGTCCGTGTCGACCGCACTCCGGGCCCTGATTATCGGTGTCAAGCGAACGAAAAGAGAAGGCGTGTCGTAGACTAACCACTCCTAAGCAGCACTAACCACGGCGCCATGTGCGAAACTGGTATGGGGCGAGGTCAGCTCGTATTCGTGTTGGCACCGCCGGAGGCTGTGATTGGGCTGCAGGTAAGTCCGATCGAGCTTGTCGTTCgtccgcttcttctttttcgcgTTTTCGtttcatttcctttttttagggctctcgctctcgctcttgCTTATCTTGATTGGGAAGATGACCCTCAATCGGCCTGCATCGTCCTGGAATCGACCCTGGAGCTGTGCTGCCTGCTGTGTTGTGTGGCCTTGTGGGTCGATAGGGATACGAGTACGACTGGCTATTTGAGTCTTGACTGTTTGACACCTGGAACGTGACGCCAAATTGAGGGGCAGGAGGTTTCATGTGGAATTGAGAATTGAGAATTGAGATTGATCACCTGTTCAGCCTCAGGCCGAACACAGAAGCGGAGTGGGTATCAAAGTACAAAAATAATACAGCTGCGACCTGCAACTCGTAAGGATCAGGAACGGCAGGAGAATGCGCTGTCGCTGACCGTGCCCCGGCTGTCAGCACCACAGCCCTCATCCCCAACCACAGCCCTGGAAACTTACGGGCCAAAAAACGGACTCGGGTACGGTCGCGGACTCGGCCACCGCCTGTCTACCGGCCGTAAGCACACGTGTTTGCCTGCCCATTCATCCTGCAGCGGCTCAATGGTTATTCCTCGACGTCGCGCGCCCTCATACAAACGTTCGCACGCAGCCCGCGCTTGGAGTAGGTCCTCCTCCGGTGCATCCGAATCTTCCTTACCGTACTTCCCCTGTTCATAGTGCATGTCAAGCACAAAGGCCAGCCGCTGCAGCTTGGGGAGGAAGGTGTCCGAGCTAAAGGCCGTCACCCACTCTTCCCACCGCTCCGACCGGCAGAGCGAAATGGGCCCGCGGAAATACAGCGTCGTGAGATTCGGCGGGAGACTGGTATATAGAGCGGAGAGAGTTGCCTCCTCGTGGAAGACTTCTCCAACGCTGAGCTTCAATGTCTGTAAATCTGTAAGCTGCGGGAGAACCTCTGCGAAGCTCTTCTCCTCAGTCCACAAGAAGTCGGGCCGGGCCGAGGTCGAACGCAGGTAGAGTGTTGAGACGTTCTCGACAACGTGCGGTATCGCAGCGCACATGCGTAGGAACGTGTCGAGGGCGTCGTTCCCGATGATCTCGAGCGTGCGTAGACGGCTCTCCTGGACGGGTCGGTTTTCCGGTTCGAGCTCTGCCTCTGCAGAGCTGTCTCCGTATTTTTGTGCCATCCACTCGCGCCCGAGCTTGGTTATGTTTATCAGGTTAATTTTGCTACCAGGTATGTATTCGGATTTGGCTTCGCCGCGATCGATGGCTTTTTGGTACGCGCCGGTCAATTGGTCAGATCGAGGGCCCTCGAATCGCATCTCAGATGTGAGATACAGGATGAGGTGCTTGGCTAGCCCTTGTAAGATGTGCGGCGACTTGGTGACCTCTCCGCAGACGCCGGAGATCATTAGACGATCGAGTGGCCAGTGAAGGGGCATCTTGCTGTCGTTGAGGTCCTCGTTAAAGCCAGTGTCGATCTCCAGATCGCGCACGCCAGTGAAGTGATCGCTGAGGAGGTCCCATTCTGTGTCGGACGGTGGATCATCTTGGATGGTCAGGATGGGAGCATCTCTCGGGAGAGACCTAAGTTGAGCGAGCAGAGGCTCGCGATGGTCTGGAGCCGCCTCGCTATCGACATGAGGGCCCTGGACAGTGACCGTGAGGCGACCGAGAGCAGAAACACCGCGGAACTGTTGCTGGCCGCTCATTGCTCGTCGCAGGGGACTAAGGGTGGGGACGCGACGGAGAGCGTTCTGCACAAATTACGATAGGCACTAGGTTCCGAACGAAGGGTCTTGCTCTTTTGACTCAATCAATCATCGAGAATCACTCACCATCGTTGTGGATTTGACAGCAGCTTTCCTTGGGCCGCCGCTCTCACGATTCGATTCGCGTGGAGTAAACAGTTTCCCTGCCACCGCCGAAACTCTGGACTGTCAGACGTTGGGTGGGTGGCTCATCCGTGGCTCATCAATTCCAATTCGCAGCGGCCAATGAGGAGCCGGGCCTGGCTGTCAACATCGCCTAGCCAACCAGCACGACGCACTTGCGAGCGAGCGCTGAGACTATTTGCGATCCCTGTCAGCGAAGCGTCTGCCACGGCCCACGAGAAGCAGCGATCAACTGAGCCTCGAAGTGAGACTGAGGAGTGAGGACTGAGAGTGAGGAGACGGCTGGAATGCCAACAAGGGCAAACACGACGATCGGTTAGAGAAATGGAATAATTATCCGCAGCCCAGCCGTGCCATGCAGGAGGAGCCTCGAGCGAAAGTGCAGAAAGTTTAGGATTCTCCAGCGCGAAGCTTAGTGCAGAGGGACAGTGCAGAATGCAAGGCGCCGCTCGGCCTTCGTCTAATCTCACTTCGTCCCAGCTGAGCATCCTAAGATCCTTCTCTTCCCATCCCATttcccatccccagactcctcattccatctcctcgtTCCGTCTCGTGCGTCCTGCCCATCCAGGCACGCCTTATCCATCGCCAAAATGGTCACTTGCTACACCCGGGATGGAAATGAGGACCCAACTCGTTTTCCCTGCTCAGCGGACGGGAACCCCGCCCAGTGctgcgatgaaggcgacTACTGTGCCACCAACGGTCTCTGCATCCGCCCAAGGGACAATGGCGACGTCGGCTACTTCCAAAACACCTGCACTGACCCGGACTGGATTGATGGCTCTGTCCCAACATGCCCGACCCAGTGTGCCGATATTCGCAGTATgtcctccatcatcccatccatTCTCTTCCGTCCTTCATTAATCTATCCATTCTCTTCCATCCCGTAACTCCATCGTTCATCGCTGACATCTTCAAGACGCTGGAAATGGCGTGACTACCTGCGGCAGCGAGAAATTCTGCTGCACCGGATTCAGCGGCTGCGACTGCAACAACTCTACGCAGACCTTCTCCATGGAAGCTGTCGTTCGGGCCAACACCCAGACCGTTGGACCCGGCAGCCTCCCcacctcctcatcaacaccaacttcaacctcCACTCCCTCACCAACAGCCTCCCCAGCGGAAGGCAGCTCCGGCGGGGACAGCAACAACCTCGGCGTCGGCCTGGGTGTCGGGCTAGGCGTGGGAATCCCACTGGTCGCAGGCGCACTCGTTGCCTTCTGGTTCTTCCGCCGGCGAAAGCGCGCTGCTACGGCAGGGCCCGGTGCGTCAGGGCACACGGAGAACTTCACGCCGACGCCGCAGGATAAGAGGTtcgcgcagcagcaggccgGCCCTCCTTTGCCGCCGCAGGAGTTGCCCTCGGACGAAC
Above is a window of Aspergillus puulaauensis MK2 DNA, chromosome 2, nearly complete sequence DNA encoding:
- a CDS encoding uncharacterized protein (COG:S;~EggNog:ENOG410Q2VI), whose protein sequence is MSRSRRGNSDASSSNSPHGQTFPLAHPPPKKSSKAKKSRQCLRLSTRRLLQIQQLQQTSSTPRVTPILELYRPSSFGKSIPLHNENRSRKVHGRDLYLTQSEPYTHLRNRNRSKSNGRSSVHSNGLLTPPVNGHATKPRSGSGASRSGASSVSGEEGGGGGGGGSSEWRARFRSPRRRKGSKDSAYASASASGSEENEDEEENDVVAVIHTSPKPRAKGVAAPDAELFFPLSGWSWEASSPAPGRYRFRDDKGMVVFDWEKRPPSRSSPATAEKEDGERFVLGVSNESGGETTSLRRPWLAQLSRRGIHVGGLEGWQGELGALMIDDGAGLYTLILTMAVWVAKQAEWV
- a CDS encoding uncharacterized protein (COG:S;~EggNog:ENOG410PVU3), giving the protein MNALRRVPTLSPLRRAMSGQQQFRGVSALGRLTVTVQGPHVDSEAAPDHREPLLAQLRSLPRDAPILTIQDDPPSDTEWDLLSDHFTGVRDLEIDTGFNEDLNDSKMPLHWPLDRLMISGVCGEVTKSPHILQGLAKHLILYLTSEMRFEGPRSDQLTGAYQKAIDRGEAKSEYIPGSKINLINITKLGREWMAQKYGDSSAEAELEPENRPVQESRLRTLEIIGNDALDTFLRMCAAIPHVVENVSTLYLRSTSARPDFLWTEEKSFAEVLPQLTDLQTLKLSVGEVFHEEATLSALYTSLPPNLTTLYFRGPISLCRSERWEEWVTAFSSDTFLPKLQRLAFVLDMHYEQGKYGKEDSDAPEEDLLQARAACERLYEGARRRGITIEPLQDEWAGKHVCLRPVDRRWPSPRPYPSPFFGP
- a CDS encoding uncharacterized protein (COG:S;~EggNog:ENOG410PYB0;~TransMembrane:1 (o157-182i)), which gives rise to MVTCYTRDGNEDPTRFPCSADGNPAQCCDEGDYCATNGLCIRPRDNGDVGYFQNTCTDPDWIDGSVPTCPTQCADIRNAGNGVTTCGSEKFCCTGFSGCDCNNSTQTFSMEAVVRANTQTVGPGSLPTSSSTPTSTSTPSPTASPAEGSSGGDSNNLGVGLGVGLGVGIPLVAGALVAFWFFRRRKRAATAGPGASGHTENFTPTPQDKRFAQQQAGPPLPPQELPSDEHVRTRGPLQEMQ
- a CDS encoding flavin-containing monooxygenase (COG:Q;~EggNog:ENOG410PJH7;~InterPro:IPR036188;~PFAM:PF13738,PF13450), with the protein product MASASKIEPGSFNTPVGTFPATCTSTNIDAHSVATTTLNALNTALSQNDIPAITPLFLEDNSFWRDHLCLSWDFRTAKGRDKISSLLTSASSLKNIKLEIDKSTPFRAPQVGAIDALGEVFGVQFFVTVQTAFGSGRGVVRLAEQGAGKWFIYTLYTALQSLSGYEEKVNTRRPFGATHGEVVDRRNWQDRRNAERNLSDEQSQPAVVIVGAGQSGLSIAARLKMLGVDALIIDEEDRIGDNWRRRYHQLVLHDPVWFDHMPYLPFPSNWPVFTPKDKLAEFFECYAKLLELNVWTGSSIRKSNWSDDEKTWTVEVTRKKDDGGSETRVLRPRHVIQATGHSGKKNLPTFKGVESFTGSRICHSSEFHGAAADGQGKKAVVVGSCNSAHDIAQDYYEKGYNVTIVQRSSTCVVSSDAIVNIALKGLYEENGPPVDDSDVFLYSIPSSQFKAQQIKITALENERDKELLDGLAKAGFKVDRGPDDAGLLLKYWQRGGGYTIEVGAGKLIAQGKIKVKQGQEISEVVPHGIRFADGSELEADEIIFATGYQNMRTQTRIIFGDEIADRVNSVWGLDEEGEPRTIWRRSGHPGFWFMGGNLALCRYYSQLLALQILAVERGLN